In Lactobacillus sp. PV012, one genomic interval encodes:
- the pgsA gene encoding CDP-diacylglycerol--glycerol-3-phosphate 3-phosphatidyltransferase yields MNLPNKLTVFRIFMIPVFMLLLIFNWPAGHVDVAGFTIYWNQVLAAIVFAIASFTDFLDGHIARARNLVTNFGKFADPLADKMLTMTAFIFLVNLKSNGQSLAPAWVVAIIVCRELAVTGLRLIVVENDGEVIAAKMPGKIKTTTQMLSIIFLLIGNIFYIGSILLYICLVFTIYSGWDYFHQSWDVFKGSM; encoded by the coding sequence ATGAATTTACCAAATAAATTAACCGTATTTAGAATTTTTATGATTCCTGTGTTTATGCTACTTTTAATCTTTAATTGGCCAGCTGGTCATGTGGATGTAGCAGGCTTCACAATTTATTGGAATCAAGTTTTAGCTGCTATTGTATTTGCAATTGCCTCATTTACAGACTTCTTAGATGGACACATTGCGAGAGCTAGAAATTTGGTAACAAACTTTGGAAAATTTGCCGATCCTTTAGCTGATAAAATGTTAACAATGACTGCATTTATCTTTTTAGTAAACCTTAAGAGTAATGGACAAAGTTTGGCACCTGCGTGGGTAGTTGCAATTATTGTTTGTCGCGAACTTGCAGTAACTGGACTACGTTTAATTGTAGTTGAAAATGATGGTGAAGTTATCGCTGCAAAGATGCCAGGTAAGATTAAAACGACCACTCAAATGTTATCGATAATTTTCTTATTAATTGGAAATATTTTCTATATTGGATCAATTTTGTTATATATTTGTTTAGTATTTACTATCTACTCTGGTTGGGATTATTTCCACCAAAGTTGGGATGTATTTAAAGGTTCAATGTAA
- a CDS encoding AI-2E family transporter, protein MNTKKSSTNFFQKWFLNNRFSVALLNILLFFLIILVFNKISFILNPFWTFFNAILPPILVAVIQYYLMNPVVDFLEKKLHFPRILTIGILYLIVVGLLVWIITSIVPVLQRQTDSLVKNWPNIWNDAQTAVEKLLRDPHLSKVKGNLNQAVSDAQAKIFKSGQESLNLAINNVLSAVNVLTMIFMTLLTAPFVLFFMLKDGHQLKPYITKVAPKNLQESFASLLHDINHAVASYVRGQITVAFWVGVMFAIGYSIIGLPYGVTLAVAAGFLNMIPYFGTFIAIIPALILGIMNSPMMLLKVIIVFAVEQTIEGRVISPLVMGNKMNMNPVTTILLLIGASAVSGLWGVIFAIPVYAVVKIIVTRIFKYYQKMSTFYQNGQEKETGTDDNSVGK, encoded by the coding sequence GTGAATACGAAAAAAAGTTCAACTAATTTTTTTCAAAAATGGTTTTTAAATAACCGTTTTAGTGTGGCATTACTAAATATACTGCTATTCTTTTTAATAATTTTAGTTTTTAATAAAATTTCTTTTATTCTAAATCCTTTTTGGACGTTTTTTAATGCAATTTTACCGCCTATTTTGGTTGCGGTAATTCAGTATTACTTGATGAATCCAGTAGTTGATTTTTTGGAAAAGAAATTACATTTTCCGCGAATTTTAACAATTGGAATTTTGTATTTAATTGTAGTAGGGCTATTAGTATGGATTATTACGTCAATTGTTCCAGTTTTACAAAGGCAAACAGATTCCTTAGTAAAAAATTGGCCAAATATTTGGAATGATGCTCAAACTGCGGTTGAAAAATTATTACGTGATCCACATTTAAGTAAAGTAAAGGGTAATTTAAATCAAGCGGTTTCTGATGCTCAAGCTAAAATTTTTAAGAGTGGACAAGAGAGTTTGAATTTAGCAATTAATAATGTCCTGTCTGCAGTAAATGTTTTAACAATGATTTTTATGACGCTTTTAACAGCACCATTTGTTTTGTTTTTTATGTTAAAAGATGGTCATCAATTAAAACCTTATATTACTAAAGTAGCGCCTAAGAATTTACAGGAAAGCTTTGCAAGTTTATTACACGACATTAATCATGCAGTAGCTTCATATGTGAGGGGTCAAATTACAGTTGCCTTTTGGGTGGGAGTAATGTTTGCAATTGGCTACTCCATCATTGGCTTACCTTATGGAGTAACTTTGGCTGTAGCGGCTGGTTTTTTAAATATGATTCCTTATTTTGGAACATTTATTGCAATAATTCCTGCTTTAATTTTAGGAATTATGAATTCACCAATGATGCTTTTAAAGGTGATAATTGTTTTTGCAGTTGAACAGACGATTGAAGGAAGAGTGATTTCACCATTAGTAATGGGAAATAAGATGAATATGAATCCAGTAACAACAATTTTATTGTTAATTGGTGCTAGCGCAGTTTCTGGATTGTGGGGAGTTATTTTTGCTATTCCGGTTTATGCGGTAGTAAAAATAATTGTTACAAGGATATTTAAATACTATCAAAAAATGTCTACCTTTTATCAAAATGGACAAGAAAAAGAGACAGGAACAGATGATAATTCTGTTGGTAAATAG
- a CDS encoding helix-turn-helix domain-containing protein has product MADIGDKLKKARKDKGMSVEDVEKITKIQRRYLTAIENNEFDQLPGDFYVRAFIRQYADVVGLNGKELLEDFQSEVPQAKPEEYVENSIDNKSEEIKKTTNSKKGKWQGYLPKIATVIGVLVIILIVYLVYAHFFSGSNQQSATDQQDNVTVSSTSSSKSSVKKSSVKPSVATGVKVTKIGDNSYRVTGLKTNRTLKLATTTATVWAQVSANDNAIWQGTLTANQKHTLKLGENVKNVSINLGNTQTTTLTIGGKTVPFTKSNRPLTVKLVFGNAKATSSSSSATQSSTQSTTQSSSQAATSQVVTSGSTTTTNNQNTTRVNGGQNN; this is encoded by the coding sequence ATGGCAGATATTGGAGATAAGTTAAAAAAAGCTAGAAAAGATAAAGGAATGTCTGTTGAAGATGTTGAGAAGATTACAAAAATTCAACGACGGTATTTAACGGCAATCGAAAATAATGAATTTGATCAATTACCTGGTGACTTTTATGTTAGAGCTTTTATTCGTCAGTATGCAGATGTTGTAGGGCTCAATGGAAAAGAATTACTAGAAGATTTTCAATCAGAAGTACCACAAGCAAAACCAGAAGAATATGTGGAAAATTCAATTGATAATAAAAGTGAAGAAATTAAAAAGACGACAAACAGTAAAAAGGGTAAATGGCAAGGATATTTACCTAAGATTGCGACTGTTATCGGAGTTTTAGTAATTATTTTAATTGTTTACTTAGTATATGCACACTTTTTCTCAGGATCAAACCAACAATCTGCAACTGATCAACAAGATAATGTAACAGTCTCTTCAACTAGTTCTTCTAAGAGCAGTGTCAAAAAATCTAGTGTAAAGCCATCAGTAGCTACAGGTGTTAAAGTCACAAAGATTGGAGATAATTCTTACCGTGTAACTGGTTTAAAGACTAACCGAACTTTAAAATTAGCAACGACGACTGCTACTGTTTGGGCTCAAGTTTCTGCTAACGACAATGCGATTTGGCAAGGAACGCTGACAGCAAATCAAAAGCATACGCTAAAGTTAGGAGAAAATGTTAAAAATGTTTCAATTAACTTAGGTAATACTCAAACTACCACTTTAACGATTGGTGGCAAGACTGTTCCTTTCACCAAATCGAATAGACCTTTAACTGTAAAATTGGTATTTGGAAATGCAAAAGCTACTAGCTCAAGTAGTAGTGCTACACAATCAAGTACTCAAAGTACTACTCAGTCATCGTCTCAGGCGGCCACTAGTCAAGTGGTAACAAGTGGCTCAACCACTACAACTAACAACCAAAATACTACTAGAGTAAATGGAGGACAAAATAACTAA
- a CDS encoding PTS glucitol/sorbitol transporter subunit IIA, producing the protein MKWTSTIQEIGPEAVSENENVVILFNETATPHLKQVSVIQKFDQDTPVNSFILKKDDTITINGETYLALFVGSLVKINMRSMGHATLIFTDELPQEPMKNAIYLEKAEEEPIAQFAVGDEIVFEHR; encoded by the coding sequence ATGAAATGGACTAGTACCATTCAAGAAATTGGACCGGAAGCTGTTTCAGAAAATGAGAATGTAGTAATTCTATTTAATGAAACAGCAACCCCACATTTAAAGCAAGTTTCTGTCATTCAAAAATTTGACCAGGATACTCCTGTTAATAGTTTTATTTTAAAAAAAGATGACACTATCACGATCAATGGAGAAACTTATTTGGCTCTTTTTGTGGGTTCACTTGTAAAAATAAATATGCGGAGCATGGGACATGCGACTTTGATTTTTACTGATGAGTTACCACAAGAGCCGATGAAGAATGCAATTTATTTAGAAAAAGCAGAAGAAGAGCCAATTGCACAGTTTGCAGTTGGGGATGAAATAGTGTTTGAACATAGGTAA
- a CDS encoding DNA translocase FtsK, translated as MAQKKKRRKKGSSKKKNVKKQDYTWSIIGLILLLIAILSCVKFGLFSRQLINCLRFFVGDSHYFASFLIGIFGLVMLIYNQPPKLGLKKEVGLGVFYLGLAFFQSTLWFEGLMINHGFVNTFLHTISGEFSRSQNTTDAGGGIIGAFIYQLLFPLFGGIGSKVLAFLMLLIGILMLLNVKFLSLLHGFQDFSQLFIQKNKDAGDKLKDKYVDFVENYQEKKQSKDNREKLSDPIKSSDEFFPDLSDFSSEADPVSSQEPASSQASQQSKVEISMPNQDEQNDPFEVAPTVTHLSDEDDLPPSHGNLEEDKKIIQEAKSKANQSKNDSAQPTASVNHGTYKKPPLTLLEPVKKVDQSQDRELIEKNTQILESTFKSFGVKVNVKKAVIGPTVTRYEVQPAVGVKVSRIVNLADDLALALAAKDIRIEAPIPGKPLVGIEVPNKTTSAVSFKDVMVHQDEKAKKVDLDVPLGKDVEAQIISADLTKMPHLLIAGSTGSGKSVAINTIITSILMKSYPEDVKLVLIDPKMVELSVYNGVPHLLIPVVTDAKLAANALRKTVKEMERRYKLFASSGVRNITEYNKKVQENNADKNNPVMQKLPYIVVIVDELSDLMMVAGREVEDAIVRLAQMARAAGIHMILATQRPSVDVITGLIKANVPSRIAFAVSSGVDSRTILDQVGAEKLLGRGDMLFLPIGASKPERVQGAYISVDEVEKVVQWVKQQQEAQYDEQMIPSAKEETADDNEEPEDELYQDAVALVKKQQSASVSMLQRRFRIGYNRAARIIDEMEAKGVVGPSEGSKPRQVLVPPDNQEG; from the coding sequence ATGGCGCAAAAAAAGAAGCGCAGAAAAAAAGGCTCTTCTAAAAAGAAGAATGTAAAAAAACAGGACTATACTTGGTCGATTATAGGGCTAATCTTATTATTAATAGCAATTTTAAGTTGTGTAAAGTTTGGCTTATTTAGTCGGCAGTTGATTAATTGCCTACGCTTTTTTGTAGGAGATAGTCACTATTTTGCCAGCTTTCTGATTGGAATTTTTGGGTTAGTGATGCTAATTTACAATCAACCACCAAAGTTAGGACTAAAAAAAGAAGTTGGGTTAGGCGTTTTTTATTTAGGGCTAGCTTTTTTTCAAAGTACGCTTTGGTTTGAAGGATTAATGATTAACCATGGCTTTGTAAATACCTTTTTGCATACTATCTCTGGGGAGTTTAGTCGCTCTCAAAATACAACGGATGCTGGTGGAGGAATTATTGGCGCATTTATTTACCAATTACTTTTTCCTTTATTTGGTGGCATTGGAAGTAAGGTATTAGCTTTTTTAATGCTTTTAATTGGAATCTTAATGCTTTTGAATGTGAAGTTTTTGAGCTTACTCCATGGGTTTCAAGATTTTTCTCAACTTTTTATTCAGAAAAACAAAGATGCTGGAGATAAATTAAAAGATAAATATGTAGATTTTGTAGAAAATTATCAAGAAAAGAAACAAAGTAAAGATAATAGAGAAAAATTATCTGACCCAATAAAATCTTCAGACGAATTTTTCCCAGATTTGAGTGATTTTTCTTCAGAAGCTGATCCAGTTTCTTCTCAAGAACCAGCTAGCAGTCAAGCTAGTCAGCAATCAAAAGTGGAAATTTCAATGCCTAATCAAGACGAACAAAATGATCCATTTGAAGTAGCGCCTACAGTTACTCATTTAAGTGATGAAGATGACCTGCCACCATCGCATGGTAACTTAGAAGAAGATAAAAAGATTATCCAAGAAGCAAAAAGCAAGGCTAATCAATCAAAAAATGATTCTGCTCAGCCAACTGCTTCAGTAAATCATGGTACTTATAAGAAGCCCCCATTAACTTTATTAGAGCCTGTAAAAAAGGTGGATCAAAGTCAAGATCGAGAATTGATTGAAAAAAATACCCAAATTTTAGAATCAACTTTTAAAAGCTTTGGCGTAAAAGTTAATGTCAAAAAAGCTGTTATTGGGCCAACTGTTACTCGGTATGAGGTCCAGCCAGCTGTGGGAGTTAAGGTAAGTAGAATAGTTAACTTGGCTGATGATTTAGCGTTGGCTTTAGCTGCAAAAGATATTCGTATCGAAGCGCCGATTCCAGGTAAACCATTAGTGGGTATTGAAGTACCTAACAAGACGACTTCAGCAGTTTCATTTAAGGATGTTATGGTTCATCAAGATGAGAAAGCAAAGAAAGTTGATTTAGATGTACCTCTTGGAAAAGATGTTGAAGCACAAATTATTTCAGCTGATTTGACCAAAATGCCCCATCTTTTGATTGCGGGTTCAACTGGTTCAGGGAAATCAGTAGCGATTAATACAATTATCACAAGTATTTTAATGAAATCTTATCCTGAAGATGTGAAACTGGTGTTAATAGACCCAAAAATGGTTGAATTATCCGTTTACAATGGTGTACCTCATTTATTAATTCCAGTTGTTACAGATGCTAAGCTTGCAGCCAATGCGTTGAGAAAAACTGTTAAAGAAATGGAAAGACGCTACAAGTTATTTGCAAGTAGCGGGGTGCGCAATATAACTGAATATAATAAAAAAGTCCAGGAAAATAATGCTGACAAAAATAATCCAGTGATGCAAAAGTTGCCTTATATTGTGGTGATCGTAGATGAATTAAGTGACTTGATGATGGTAGCTGGTCGAGAAGTTGAAGATGCAATTGTCCGCTTAGCTCAAATGGCTAGAGCAGCGGGAATTCACATGATTTTAGCAACTCAACGTCCTAGTGTAGATGTTATTACTGGCTTAATTAAGGCAAATGTTCCTTCTAGAATTGCTTTTGCTGTTTCGAGTGGAGTGGATTCACGAACAATTTTAGATCAAGTAGGAGCTGAAAAATTACTTGGTCGAGGCGATATGCTCTTTTTACCAATTGGCGCTTCTAAGCCTGAACGTGTACAAGGTGCCTATATTTCAGTAGATGAAGTAGAAAAAGTAGTGCAATGGGTAAAGCAGCAACAAGAAGCTCAATATGATGAGCAGATGATTCCATCTGCTAAAGAAGAAACAGCTGATGACAATGAAGAACCAGAAGATGAATTGTATCAAGATGCAGTAGCGTTAGTTAAAAAGCAGCAATCTGCAAGTGTTTCTATGCTTCAGAGACGCTTTAGAATTGGCTATAATCGAGCAGCAAGAATTATTGATGAGATGGAAGCTAAAGGGGTTGTCGGTCCTTCAGAAGGCTCCAAGCCACGTCAAGTTTTAGTTCCACCAGATAATCAGGAAGGTTAG
- a CDS encoding M16 family metallopeptidase — MTNIKIDHNIKFTTATIGCFLRVPLSKKNLALATLLATMQSNASILYPGIRNQTTALDELYDAQLDIFPEVFGNQIIMQYVINFVEPSQILDPDYNYKKIIELFFEIIDNPLFNETLMQLAKNQLKEEYESFYDIPANLGYKEFLETWYRNKPQYASQLFGSIEDLEDASIKDLQDFFEGLKKAPSICLGQAMDPDTITDYLQKHLTNEGFEKEFKVEDLTIAAIEEPIEKVAPHKSLQGQILVGYGYGQKLERRIRQFGGLFLSHYLAGDESSKLFTDVREKLGAAYGIEAVDYFNNSMFLISSSIDKNKYSEVEKIIIDSIKKIQNGVVDQEVFKKSKKALKRIYLEAPDRQGIEIVQMLTNSLRGRETTFKDRVKVVEEFTSEQMIEFAKTLFINERYYLV, encoded by the coding sequence ATGACAAATATAAAAATTGATCATAACATTAAATTTACAACAGCCACTATTGGCTGTTTTTTGCGTGTGCCACTATCAAAGAAAAATTTAGCATTAGCTACTTTGTTAGCTACTATGCAGTCAAATGCAAGTATTCTTTATCCAGGAATTCGTAACCAAACCACTGCTTTGGACGAACTATATGATGCTCAACTAGATATTTTTCCAGAGGTATTTGGTAATCAAATTATTATGCAATATGTAATAAATTTCGTAGAACCAAGTCAAATTTTGGATCCTGATTATAATTATAAAAAAATTATTGAACTATTTTTTGAAATAATTGATAATCCCTTATTTAATGAAACATTGATGCAATTAGCTAAAAATCAGTTAAAGGAAGAATATGAAAGTTTCTATGATATTCCAGCTAATTTAGGATATAAGGAATTTTTAGAAACTTGGTATCGAAATAAACCACAGTATGCTAGTCAACTATTTGGCTCAATTGAAGATTTAGAAGATGCTAGTATAAAAGATCTTCAAGATTTTTTTGAAGGGTTAAAGAAGGCTCCAAGTATCTGCTTAGGCCAAGCAATGGATCCTGATACAATTACAGACTATCTCCAAAAACATTTAACAAATGAAGGCTTTGAGAAAGAATTTAAAGTAGAGGATTTAACCATTGCAGCCATAGAAGAACCAATTGAAAAAGTTGCTCCCCATAAAAGTTTGCAAGGTCAAATATTAGTGGGATATGGCTATGGGCAAAAATTAGAGCGACGGATTCGCCAATTTGGGGGACTATTTTTAAGTCATTATTTGGCTGGGGATGAATCTTCTAAATTATTTACCGATGTGCGAGAAAAGCTTGGAGCAGCTTATGGAATTGAAGCTGTTGATTATTTCAATAATTCCATGTTTTTAATTAGTAGTTCAATTGATAAAAATAAATATAGTGAAGTTGAAAAAATAATTATTGATTCCATTAAGAAAATTCAAAATGGGGTAGTGGATCAAGAAGTATTTAAGAAGTCAAAGAAAGCACTTAAAAGAATTTATTTGGAAGCTCCAGATCGTCAAGGAATCGAAATTGTACAAATGTTAACTAATAGTTTGCGCGGTAGAGAGACAACTTTTAAAGATCGGGTCAAAGTAGTAGAAGAATTCACTAGTGAGCAAATGATTGAATTTGCAAAAACACTCTTTATAAACGAAAGGTATTATTTAGTATGA
- a CDS encoding DUF1149 family protein, whose amino-acid sequence MKFKEMTPVTVQNFHYDLNEEKTLKNEINVSLRQVIQNSEDGSQDEGKDGKYFEMGVPFEISPEPGLFTVSGLITRVIQFENYFGDGTDLSAEDYQYVSKPLVDKIRELTAAVTSLTLGEAVNLNFEAEFNDPEEK is encoded by the coding sequence ATGAAATTTAAAGAAATGACGCCAGTAACAGTACAAAATTTTCACTATGACTTAAATGAAGAAAAGACACTAAAAAATGAAATTAATGTGTCACTTAGACAAGTAATTCAAAATAGTGAAGATGGAAGTCAAGATGAAGGTAAAGATGGAAAATACTTTGAAATGGGGGTACCATTTGAGATTTCCCCTGAACCAGGACTTTTCACAGTCAGTGGCTTAATTACTAGAGTAATTCAGTTTGAGAATTACTTTGGTGATGGAACTGATTTAAGTGCTGAAGATTATCAATATGTTTCTAAACCATTAGTTGATAAAATTAGGGAATTAACAGCTGCAGTGACTAGTTTGACTTTAGGTGAAGCAGTAAACTTAAACTTTGAAGCAGAATTTAACGATCCAGAAGAAAAGTAA
- a CDS encoding M16 family metallopeptidase — MKKLDTIKKSFSSGFEAQIILRHHFVKKFMGIIVDFGGSDPQKLAGGAHFLEHKLFAKKHGDISHRFEELGANTNAFTSYNETMYFANFIDHSLQVTNLLFELVGTTYFTKENVQKEAEIIAQELAMYQEDPNWELQHQVLEMMFPQTNLALDLTGTQQSLSEMTPQILQEIYEEHYFAGNMKFVACGGFTKAEVREILEEVDKLQKKYLRPQSRPLPQIKPAISKEETQLEIPAEVISARVCIGIKLPDFKLFDSSNELMETIVEAYLEQNLGLMSKGFEKFQKDKLLNSPLAIKVNYTREGNFALISGMSPKPEELIEEIKKLIFNGKGDQALFEIQKKEYIAEMKRKLDQIEELAIESAEMMLEKEDLLKLVQRFGNLSFNDFANYYNEIVDKVEIFSAIMR, encoded by the coding sequence ATGAAAAAATTAGACACTATAAAGAAAAGCTTTTCATCTGGGTTTGAAGCACAAATAATTCTTCGTCATCATTTTGTGAAAAAGTTTATGGGGATAATCGTTGATTTTGGGGGAAGTGATCCGCAAAAATTAGCTGGTGGGGCCCATTTTTTGGAACATAAATTATTTGCTAAAAAGCATGGAGATATTTCGCATCGCTTTGAAGAATTAGGAGCGAATACTAATGCTTTCACTTCTTACAATGAAACAATGTATTTTGCTAATTTTATTGACCATTCACTTCAAGTGACAAATTTGCTCTTTGAATTAGTAGGAACAACCTATTTTACAAAGGAGAATGTACAAAAGGAAGCGGAAATTATTGCACAAGAATTAGCAATGTATCAAGAAGATCCAAATTGGGAGTTACAACACCAAGTTTTGGAAATGATGTTCCCACAAACAAATTTAGCACTTGATTTGACAGGAACTCAGCAATCACTATCAGAAATGACCCCACAAATTTTGCAAGAAATTTATGAAGAACATTACTTTGCTGGAAATATGAAATTTGTGGCCTGTGGAGGTTTTACTAAAGCAGAAGTAAGAGAAATTTTAGAGGAAGTAGATAAACTTCAGAAAAAATACTTGCGTCCTCAAAGTCGCCCCCTTCCTCAAATTAAACCTGCTATTTCAAAAGAGGAAACTCAACTTGAAATTCCAGCAGAAGTAATTAGTGCGCGGGTATGCATAGGAATTAAATTACCTGATTTTAAATTATTTGATTCAAGTAATGAATTAATGGAAACAATAGTTGAAGCTTATCTAGAGCAAAATCTAGGTTTAATGAGTAAGGGATTTGAAAAATTTCAAAAAGATAAATTACTTAATTCTCCCCTTGCAATTAAGGTAAATTATACACGTGAAGGAAATTTTGCCTTAATATCTGGTATGAGCCCAAAGCCTGAAGAATTAATTGAAGAAATAAAAAAATTAATTTTTAATGGTAAGGGTGATCAAGCATTATTTGAAATTCAGAAAAAAGAGTATATTGCTGAAATGAAAAGAAAATTGGATCAAATTGAAGAATTAGCGATTGAAAGTGCAGAAATGATGCTTGAAAAAGAGGATTTACTTAAATTAGTTCAAAGATTTGGTAATTTAAGTTTCAATGATTTTGCAAATTATTATAATGAAATCGTCGATAAGGTCGAAATTTTTAGCGCAATAATGCGTTAA
- the ymfI gene encoding elongation factor P 5-aminopentanone reductase, translating to MKRAIIFGATGGIGKQIAQDLAKDGWSLYIHGVHQVEKAKRMCEELTIAYPQQDFLPLKLSFQVGNEELKKVILNLLPVNAVIFSQGITDFNFLGSQSLEKIDQIFQINVITPIKILNLLESKLMNKDHSRVIFIGSVYGEQASAMETVYSSTKGALSSFAQGYGREVASSHLTVNVIAPGAVATEMNSIFSEQTLEEVRQEIPAARLAKTSDISFWVKNILSPQADYFTGQTIYVDGGWLV from the coding sequence GTGAAAAGAGCAATAATTTTTGGTGCGACTGGTGGAATAGGTAAACAAATTGCACAAGATTTAGCTAAAGATGGCTGGTCTTTGTATATCCATGGTGTCCATCAAGTTGAAAAGGCAAAAAGAATGTGTGAAGAATTGACTATTGCATATCCTCAGCAGGATTTTTTACCATTAAAATTGAGTTTTCAGGTAGGAAACGAAGAATTGAAAAAAGTTATTTTAAATTTACTCCCAGTGAATGCAGTAATTTTTTCTCAAGGAATTACTGATTTTAACTTTTTAGGAAGTCAATCTTTAGAAAAAATTGACCAAATTTTTCAAATCAATGTTATTACACCAATTAAAATTTTGAATTTATTAGAATCAAAATTAATGAATAAAGACCATAGTCGAGTAATTTTTATTGGCTCAGTTTATGGAGAACAAGCCAGCGCAATGGAAACAGTTTATAGTTCAACTAAGGGTGCATTAAGTAGTTTTGCTCAAGGCTACGGAAGAGAAGTAGCTTCTAGTCACTTAACAGTAAATGTTATTGCACCAGGAGCAGTCGCTACGGAAATGAATTCGATATTTTCCGAGCAGACTCTTGAAGAAGTAAGACAAGAAATTCCGGCTGCCCGTTTAGCCAAGACAAGTGATATTTCATTTTGGGTGAAAAATATTTTAAGTCCTCAAGCTGATTATTTTACTGGGCAAACGATTTATGTTGATGGTGGATGGCTTGTTTAA
- the trmL gene encoding tRNA (uridine(34)/cytosine(34)/5-carboxymethylaminomethyluridine(34)-2'-O)-methyltransferase TrmL — MTNHVVLYEPLMPANTGNIARSCAGTDTVLHLIEPLGFRLDDKHMKRAGLDYWDKVDVRKHESLDAFLNTLDENDELYLISKFSSKSYTDVDYTDSNKNYYFIFGKETTGLPETFMRQYYERNLRIPMSDNIRAFNLSNSVAIVLFEALRQQNFPHLEKEHHYPVDKLKD; from the coding sequence ATGACAAATCATGTAGTATTATATGAACCACTAATGCCAGCTAATACTGGTAATATTGCTCGTTCATGTGCAGGAACAGATACAGTGCTTCATTTAATAGAGCCACTTGGTTTCAGATTAGATGATAAACATATGAAAAGAGCAGGACTTGATTATTGGGATAAAGTAGATGTGCGTAAACACGAAAGTTTAGATGCATTTTTAAATACTTTAGATGAAAATGATGAATTGTATTTAATTTCAAAGTTTTCTAGTAAGTCCTATACTGATGTTGATTATACTGATTCGAATAAAAATTATTATTTTATTTTTGGAAAAGAGACGACTGGTTTGCCAGAGACTTTCATGAGACAATACTATGAACGAAATCTGCGCATCCCCATGTCAGATAATATTAGAGCATTTAATTTATCCAATTCAGTAGCAATAGTTTTGTTTGAAGCCTTGCGCCAGCAAAATTTTCCACATTTAGAGAAAGAACATCATTATCCAGTTGATAAATTAAAAGATTAA